The Dreissena polymorpha isolate Duluth1 chromosome 4, UMN_Dpol_1.0, whole genome shotgun sequence region tatttttttattttcatttttcaatcttacaagatcattgtgaatatacaacaaaacacacaagtccagtatgctttcttccgactttatacaactcatcatttttcataactattcctctgttgttgttttcttttctctctaaaaaatatatatatattagcatatcttgtataacatgtctgaattttattgctttgtacaatcaatttgttgtatgatcatatacatgtatacattgtatgtattatattgaattaaaaaaaaattattcgaccattacgtccatagttatcttccttagaagttgagatATTTTGAAATCCTTGTCCGAAGTGCAAAAtgttcatccgattgttcccaaactttcacaggttttttatcaatgaggacccaacccaaactctatatgagcaatatcggaccataactccagaattatgtctctttgaatttaaaaataaaagtaaaaaactgcttggttaggtgattatgtcaacatttttcatcagattctttccaaacttacagtgttttcatatcaatgagcatttttacctcatttaaaatgagaaacatcgggacaataagtgcagaatttttttctattaaatttgacaaaataaacaatttccacttgtttgaaagatttcacaactttcgtctgaatctttccaaacttgtcaagtgtttttatatcagtattactcgaaccttattgaaaatgatgaatatcggagcaataaatctattatgatcttttactgaatttcaaagtattgtgaaatgcagcttctttatacaatttacagttttcattcctttaaaaaaaacaacttttacagtgttttcatatcaatgagtactcaacccctatcttaaatgagcaacgtaagaataaattcagaatcatctccccttgaagttgaaaaaaatatgaaattacgcttacaagatgaagcagattttttttaaacctactcagatctgttccattaatgaaaactgcacacggataccagtaaaagaaaggaaaccaatgtaaataaaatgaactatgaaatatttgggggttacaacacaaaatcatagaaaatGGTTATTTCGGGGTTATAACACatcatcataaataatggttatttgtgggttataacacaaaatcatagataattgttttaccagtatcttttttttttattttgttttaaataatcggccaatatattcatatttacagtagaaaaaaatcgttccatgtaactgcATTgcgtgccttttacactgaaattcccgacgccctttgatgctttgcatcaatacttatcttgtacgtATAATGTGATGTCAAACGAGTGTATGTGTGCTTTAGTCATAATATTGATCAGGTAATATAAACGGGGCTGTATATCGCTCTCTGCATTGCCGAGCCAGCATTCATCTTAACCTTGGTGTATTCTGAAACGGTTTTTCGAAGAAAGTGTCTATTAATTAAGATTTTTATGATCTGATGTTATACAAACAATCAATCAACCGCAAgaagtttattattattttctttattatgcaTATCTCAGTAAAAGGTTGgtgtatttttaatgtaaaaagaaCAATTTGTACATTTTGAACTATTTATTCaatatgtgttatttgtattaatattgaagACTAGGTTAAAATATAAAGTTTTGGGTGCGTTTAATAATTCACTGGGCATTTATCGAAATGTAACTGTCGGAAACATGTTTACATATTCATCTTTAATTTGACACCAGGCTTACGCAATCTAGAAAATGCATCGAATTGTTACACTGCTTTACATAAGGCCTATTTATATTGTTTCCCTATtcttaaaatgtattcatatttgaATTTCACACATGTTTCCAGTTGTCGAACGGTACCATTGTAGTTTGACTATTTGTATGTAGATGCATGTTTTGATTATACTGCTATTTTGAAGAACGACGTTCATTTTGTTCTCATAAAACACTCAAGGATTTATATAGCCCTTAAATTTGATCAGCGCTCTATTCGCAACCATCTTTCCACAAACTATTGAAGAAGTATCTCACCTGGTACGGTGTTGTCCAGCACGAACGCGATAACCGTCCCGATCAAATTTGGATTTCCAAGAAGCATGGACATGATCTTGTCGAACACCAAGTGACCTGAAATGCCGGCACTCTTGAGAACGACTACAGCaggaaatcatcatcatcatcatcatcatcatcatcatcatcatcatcatcatcatcatcatcaccatcatcatcattatcatcatcatcagcatcatcataatcttcttcttcttcttccttttcttcttcttcatcatcatcatcattatcatcatcattatcatcatcatcataatcaccatcatcatcatcatcatcatcatcatcatcatcatcatcatcatcatcatcatcatcatcatcatcatcatcatcatcatcaccatcatcatcatcatcatcatgacgaTCATGATAATCATCAGCAGATCAGCAGAAATCATGCAGCTTTAAAAGTAACAATTCATGACTAGAAAcaaataaacttgtatttatgCGACTTTTTCGCGCACGAATTACCTGTTTGAACGGGATTTTTCCCCTTTTGTGCCCACGTGGGCACGCACAGACCAATGAAAACGGACAGTCCCAGTATAGCGATGTTGCGGGGAGACGACATGTTAGTCACCTGAAACAAATACATGATCATACTACTGTGTTGGTCAATTAAATAGAAGgatatagttttattttttactatattTGGTTTACCATCGGTTTGACCAGTAGACCTAAAGCGCATTTACATATCTTTATACGTTGCTTCAAAGAATAACAACACGGATAACACGCATTTTTAAGAAGTCCCATACAGACGACCTTTAAACTTTCCTTCAAAGAATGCGAAATACATAGTTTCAACAACTCACTGATTCTGCTTACAAACACTAAACAAAAACATTGACGGCAGGTTTTTGAGATTACCAATCGTTTGTTGCAATGCGTCACTGTATACATAAAGAACATCCTATAAAATATCTTGTTACATAAAACTACAGGTTTTTATGTGTTTGtaaaccgtaattactctaagttttcggacaccctctttttagcaaaaataattattattcgtAACTCTTAATTTTAGGACTAATGGGTTTTCGTCTATAATtattgtctcttaattttcggacagtataatTTACTGCGCTATTCTACAGACGCCGGCACTGTTTTCGCTTATCTCGTGACActgtgacacttcgatcatggatttttacaaccggattaaggtcataaaacatGGCAAGTTGCCTGATGGCAATGTATCTACAAATGTACCCTTACATTAGCGTAATAGGGTAAATAATCATtgatattcttaaaaaataatggatttacccaacagcatttgaagcAGTGTCGTACTATTGAGGAAGCAGACGGTTTAAGGTCATTAAACCTGGCAAGTTGCCTGAGGGCAATGTATCTACAAATCTACCCTTACATTAGCCTAATAAGGTAAATAAtcatgtatattgttaaaaaataatggaTTTACCCAACAGCATTTAAAGCAGTGTCGTACTATTGAGGAAGCAGACGGTTTTCTGTTTATACTTTTTGTTCTTTATATATTCAGGCAAGAGTTTGCAAAACtgtgaagttttatttatttcttaaagcagaaaaagaagagtcaatcacaaaaaaatattgcactttcatttattgcattttttttgaataaatataattttcgaacatCTTAATTTATGTCTCcgaattttcggacacctgtaatttttaaatatttttcgtatctaattTTTTTgacacgaaaaaaataattattatatataaattatatattctaTTATGATTGTAATATCAAATTATTCATACCTCTAAATTCGATATAACGACTCCGAAGAAAATTCCAAACATGACGATAATGGCCCCGCCAAGTACCGGGTATGGTATACTGATGAAGAGCGCTGAGAACTTGCCGAATATGCCGAAAAAAATGTAGATGATTCCGGTGCATACAAACACATGACGGCTCGCCACCTGAATAAGAAACTCAATGCTCGCAGCCCTATTCTAAATTTCAGTGTCTTTTTATCCATTTTACACTCGATCAAAAGTGTCGTGATTATAActgggaaacaacaacaacaaaaaagcacAATGTTCAGTTAATTCGCGTTTTAGTTATCACAGCTTTGCTGAGCACATGACATGCCTATACGCAATATGCATTCGAAACCAGTTTGACTCTCAGTTGTTTCTGCAATAATTTCAGAGCCTCGGGCTGAGAAAACGGGATAAAATGTACGTGcgacaagtgtcgtcccagattagcacttGCGGTTCGCACAACACTTTCTATTTAAACTTGTTTTTCGTTAAGAAGGTActtctttttaacgaaaaatacaataaaatggaATGTGTCATCCATGATAAGACCGTGCGGACTACAAAGTCATCCatgataagactgtgcggactacaaagtctaatctgggacgacactataagCACATGCCTTATGCTCGATTTTTCCAAAGCGAGGCActtgtaataatttattttatattaaaaaacaaaacaactgtacttcactaatattattatatttgaatCGTTAGAATTTAAGCTGTGGCTGatgatatgttgtttttttaccgcAGTAGTTTTCTACTAGATAGTGTAGAAATGTCCTAATAAAATATTTCTCTTTCAGTTTATGATGTAAGAAAAACAATAAACTTCTATGAGGCAAAATATATTGACAAGTGAAACATATCcgtttttttaaaaaaaacacaaaaaaatgtatatattttcttacccaaaattcgATAATGTTTACAGCGTACCTTCGTAACGCCAATTGCGCCAATGTTGCCTCCGTATGTTGAGGTGGCGTGGCCGCACCCCACAGTACCGGATATCATGCTGCAAAGGCCCTCGATCATGATTCCGCGATTTACCGCATGTTTAGGCGGGGCCGGAACTCGACACACCCTTGCGCATGCGTAATAGTCGCCGATAGAGTCCAGGACGGAGATAAGTGTTGCTATCATGCAGGAAAGGAACGCTGCGCCGTTGAAACTGAATGCTCCGAATTGACCTAGACGTTGAGAGGAAAAGATAGCTTTAGAAATGATAACGTTTAGCTGCTATAGAATAACGTTGAAATTTAATGATACATGCATCTTTTTGCTTTATTAAGTTTACTTTTTACGAAAAACGCCTTTTCATGTGTACATTTTCTTATTACCTTTTCCTGTGTACGCACACTTTTACGAGATAGATTCTCCCTTTCAAACAAATGAGCCTTAGCTTTTTGTATTTCTAAATGCATAGGCAATCAAATACCGTATAACGATCAATAATATAGTGACGTGCCTGGGTACGGAAAGGTAAACCATGGGTTGTCATAGATGACCTGAATTCTAGAGTCGGTGCGCGTGTTGTAACCAACGGAAGTTTTATCATCCGTAAGCACCCCTGCATACGTAAGCGCGCCGCATAGCATCCAATTTAGGATAATGGATATGAGGATCTGGGAAagaaaagtttatataaatattgttggCAGTTGATGATAGTCGCGGAGAATGAATATCAGCATTTTTAAAAGAAGACGTCACGTAAGTGTTACAGAGCGTTTGGCATAATGGATGCCATAATCTTGGAGAGAAAACCTTATATTAATGCCATTTGAAGTTAAGGAGTAAGAGGGAGAGAAATACTAGTATTAATATTCAACCACTGACAATGAAGCTGGACATGCAGgagaaaaatattataatatcatGAGGTTCTGTATTTAAGGGAAAAATACTCGCCAATCAGTTagataaataattgttttgtacaATACAACCAAGTACATTACAAACCCTCAACAATGATAAAACTGGGGTCGCcaccttgaaacggtcaatgctaAAAATTGTTGTGGGTTTTAACTGGTTTTAAGAACTTTGGTCGCCGCCCTGAAACGGTCATCCCAAAGCATtgtgggtttaaaccggttaaaaGAGCTGAAAACCTTACGTAAAATATTATAGGAAATTGAAGATAAGGACTATGTAGTTGAAAAAATAATGGACAACATGACCTGGGAAagcattttatatacatgttagGTAAAATAGATTTAAGTATCGATGTTTGTTGGAAACGCGAATCGGACGCGAAGCAACGGGTATACCAGCATGCATTGTTACGGTCATATATGAGCCGCCCAAGGTAAACGGGACTTACCGGTAATGCATgttgtgctttaagtgtcgtacCAGCGTCCCAGAGTAgacttgcagtccgcacatgcataTAAGGGacgttttttttcgtttaaaaaaagtcacttcttaacgaaaatctagttaagggtgaaagtgtcgtctctgattagcgtgtgcggagtGCAAAAggttatctggaatgacactttacgcacacccaTTACCCAGGTGAGCCCAGTTTCCTTAGAACCATTTTCATATTATGAATTAATAGGATAACGTTTTAGCAGGTAAGAAACGTATACTCACAAACCGTTTACAAAAAGTCATTCATTCACTCACTGCAAACACTTGGTGCAGAGGATATCGTATAATACGGAACCCAAGCGACGGGGTCCATACGGGGACAGGCATGTTGTACTTTGCCAGGTAAAGGAACATCACCACCGCTACCGCTATCGTCCTGCATACACACGTGGTGAGATTTAGATAATACAATACACCCTTGTCATGTAATCACGTGTATACATGGGAAGTATCATACATATACATAGATACTTGTATGTCATTAAAGAGAAAGCATTTTATTgaattcttttaaacgaaaaataccatgcaAGAGGAATATTTCTTCCTTCATAAGCGTGTATTGACTGCACATGCAAATATATAACGATACTTTGAGAACATGTATTAAACCTTGTTTTCCAGGAACGCGCCCATATATTGCTCACAAACCTTACACGAAACGAAACGAGATGATATACGCCTAAATGAAGCACACCGTAAAAGAAGTACGCATCagtctcattctgagaaaactgggcttaatgcatgtgtgtttagtgtcgttccagattagcctgtgcagtccgcacaggctaatcagggacgatactttccgccttaactggatttttgtgtagaagagacttcccataaacgaaatataccataaaagcggaaagtgtcgtccctgattagcctgtgcggactgcacaggcttaactggaatgacactttacgcacatgcattacgtcccgttttctcagaacgcgtctcatatcaGCATTACGTAAAACGTTAATCAATACAACTAATGCTACATACGACAGAGCAATTCCCCAGTTAGCTTCCACGAACTTTAACACGGGTCCCACGAGGAAGATGAATATGAGGATCAGGGTGGGCACGATGGTGAGAGGTCCCACGAAACGTAGAAGCAGTCCCATCAGGCCCGTGAACCCGAGCATCGCGTGCACAAACCCGGCCATTATTAAGCTCCCTTGAATCTGGAAACAGATACAATATTAATTTgcgaatatatatgtatataaatagtgTTATATTTGCTGGCTAAATTTAGTAGAACAATTATTGCATTCGTTAAATCATTAAATGGCATGTGTGAGTTGGTAAACTGACCGCTGTTGAATGGCTTCAAACACACATTTTCGATAAAAAGTCATTTGTGCCTTACCATTCTGACATTGTTAAGTATCCGATCCATGCCTATTTCTACGTCAAGATCGCCAACGGATCCTAACATGCTGGCGTTTGCTCCCACAAGGCCTTTTGATTGATTAGTAGTGATTCCTGAAAAAGATcatgtatacaaaatatatataatgtttaacaaACACGATACGCAACTCGAATATAATTGATGGCATTTCTCTTTGAGTGAGATAAAAGCTGTTAAAAGCTGTTTAAAGTTAGTAACGAAAATCCATCTCTTGTATACGCCATTTTGAATCGATGCCAAAGAACGTGTCTTGTGATTGGCTAATTATTTCGCTTCACTGatatgtaacatatatatatatatatatgtgtattataGAGAAATGTATATACGGGTGGGTGGGGTATGTGGCTATAGAAGCAAGAGTCAAAGTATCTCGTTGCAACGATGTCAATAAGAACTAAATCGTAGTTAACACATATTTTACGCATTAGTCACGGCGAGTAAGTAATCCTGATACTTATCGTTCCTCATGGTAACGAAAGAAATAAAATCAACCTGTTACATATGCGCAACCGGCAGTTATTTCAGCTAGTTATTTCGTTTGAACAAGATACTAAGTGACATTAATTAAACATGGTCATGTCTTATCTGTTCCAACGTAAATACATGTCAAACAGATTCTTCTAATAATTAAGTTACTAAGACGTCGCCTATTACATTGAAGCTATTACATATTAAAACGAAACATCGTGCTTACACGTAGCTGCTTTGTTAATTATATAAACGTTATGCAATCAATTTAggcttaatttaaaatattgtgtgcATGCGCACGTCTTTGTTCCACTACGAACCTGATGGTTCGTTCTTGCTGTTACAGAAGGAATCATCCGTACTGGCCATCAAAAGCAGCGGCACCACGTACTCGGAAGCGGCTCCTTGGAACAGGGGAAGTCTGGAGCATGTGGATAACGAGATTATAGGATTAGTCTCAGAAAACTGACTGGACATAACATGTAGGAAATTTGCATAAGGGATATGACACATGTGAAATGATAGGTATACATTATAGATGGCACTGTAATTATGCCTACCAACTGCACACTGGCCATCGCTTGGCGACAACTCTCTGATGTCTACTACTGTTTGACAAAGGATTCgattttgtttttacattttcttgTCGTTTTCTTTTATACAAaacaatgattttatatatttattaatagtcATTGCACTGCCACTGAAAAATAAACTAGTTCTTCAATTGACAATTAGCTAATGGTCTGATGTCCGTATTGTGTGTCTTTTGAGctatataaaataatacactgGGTAATATACAACTGGTGTTTTCAGTCTCGTCCTTATAATAAGTGactttttttgttcaatatatcTTTTGATTCAGTCTTTGCACAGTTTTCTTCCCCCAAAATTACTTCAAAGCATTAAGCGTCTATAATTGAAGCATTTTTTTCTGAATAAGGATGCAGGATCAACTGGGTTTTCAGGAATTTACACTTACATTAAGaactttaattttgcaaatatctcaagctaCTGAAACACGTTTGcacaaatatttaatacataaaaacacattttcttgcagtctgtgccgatatcttaagatttaagaataaatcatttaATGCGTCTGAAATCAGTGCCAACATTTCACGTTTCGTGAAGCGTAACAGTGTAGATGAATGCCGTATTAAATCGtatttttggccaagaacacgacctcattaaataaagtaattctgctGTATTCCACATTACCACAAGCAGcataaaaaaaactgtattttatgcactaattttttcagaaaaaatgatttaataagttatttgaaaaaaacacacaccactTACCGGTTTGCTAAATCCATTAAAGGTCAACTGTAaaccccaaaaagtcacgtgatcatgcACCATGTAAATAGTAAGTACTTGGAAACGTCATTTAAACGAATTTTAACGAGTTTATTATGGGCGATAACGTCCATTTTTGATACCAGTGAATGCATCGAACGGAGAATTTATGGTAGAGATGATATTTCAtggtcgagctggaatgccgcgccagctcgacattcggtaatttgaatgttgttctaatgtcgaacgtcgaacggcgagccaacttcacgcacttGTTTATAATATATCTTACCGAATCCCAAACAGGTTCTGGCAGACTGTGGTCACACCGCTCATGAAGAGAGTGGAGCTGAGGAGCTTAGCCTTGAACACGTCATTGTGGGAGGCACACACCGCCTCCGACACGAGCAGAGACACGATTAACTGATTGGACAGCGACAGGAGAGCTTGCTGAAGACGGGATGATATAAGCATCATTCTGTGCAAACTGGACTTAATGGATGTACGTTAAGTACAGCCTGCacgcagttcgcacaggcttatcagggacaagaCTTCACGCGTTTGGGATATTTGTCGTTCAGATTAAGTCTCTACGTACCGAAAATTAAGTCAAGACGGAAAGTTTTGCCCCTGATTGGCcagtgcggagtgcacaggctaatctcggacgacactctacgcacatgaatttagtcAAGTATTTTAAAAACGCGGCTAATAAAGTAATAATGAATATTAACTGAATTAATTGCTGTAAAGTCTTAATGTCATAGCGATGGGGTGACCTATCAATCGAGTTATATGCCGTGTTGCAATACAGAGGAATACATTCGGTTGTTCCGATAGCGTCTTGGGCACATTGACCTAGGATCAAT contains the following coding sequences:
- the LOC127879404 gene encoding solute carrier family 23 member 1-like isoform X1, translated to MYVFAVLKKMCWKKSYIDQDCQNNTRRCECLLGFGQCRRTKKPHHQSMVFALMTNFWYRDRDVDLTDVYCEDDSSKGDAIELKPNADDTDQTRAANAGGKPDGLNDVNVSVDSQTGKYLIYGVNDSPPLHVTVVCALQQALLSLSNQLIVSLLVSEAVCASHNDVFKAKLLSSTLFMSGVTTVCQNLFGIRLPLFQGAASEYVVPLLLMASTDDSFCNSKNEPSGITTNQSKGLVGANASMLGSVGDLDVEIGMDRILNNVRMIQGSLIMAGFVHAMLGFTGLMGLLLRFVGPLTIVPTLILIFIFLVGPVLKFVEANWGIALSTIAVAVVMFLYLAKYNMPVPVWTPSLGFRIIRYPLHQVFAILISIILNWMLCGALTYAGVLTDDKTSVGYNTRTDSRIQVIYDNPWFTFPYPGQFGAFSFNGAAFLSCMIATLISVLDSIGDYYACARVCRVPAPPKHAVNRGIMIEGLCSMISGTVGCGHATSTYGGNIGAIGVTKVASRHVFVCTGIIYIFFGIFGKFSALFISIPYPVLGGAIIVMFGIFFGVVISNLEVTNMSSPRNIAILGLSVFIGLCVPTWAQKGKNPVQTGHLVFDKIMSMLLGNPNLIGTVIAFVLDNTVPGTPEERGIAAWTVSDADEDAEVDRTLFNEGYDVYRPLMPQCIRFSRLLKYVPFLPYHRGAVEKEMGKNPE
- the LOC127879404 gene encoding solute carrier family 23 member 1-like isoform X2; the encoded protein is MANVNGMLVNNELNSDRDVDLTDVYCEDDSSKGDAIELKPNADDTDQTRAANAGGKPDGLNDVNVSVDSQTGKYLIYGVNDSPPLHVTVVCALQQALLSLSNQLIVSLLVSEAVCASHNDVFKAKLLSSTLFMSGVTTVCQNLFGIRLPLFQGAASEYVVPLLLMASTDDSFCNSKNEPSGITTNQSKGLVGANASMLGSVGDLDVEIGMDRILNNVRMIQGSLIMAGFVHAMLGFTGLMGLLLRFVGPLTIVPTLILIFIFLVGPVLKFVEANWGIALSTIAVAVVMFLYLAKYNMPVPVWTPSLGFRIIRYPLHQVFAILISIILNWMLCGALTYAGVLTDDKTSVGYNTRTDSRIQVIYDNPWFTFPYPGQFGAFSFNGAAFLSCMIATLISVLDSIGDYYACARVCRVPAPPKHAVNRGIMIEGLCSMISGTVGCGHATSTYGGNIGAIGVTKVASRHVFVCTGIIYIFFGIFGKFSALFISIPYPVLGGAIIVMFGIFFGVVISNLEVTNMSSPRNIAILGLSVFIGLCVPTWAQKGKNPVQTGHLVFDKIMSMLLGNPNLIGTVIAFVLDNTVPGTPEERGIAAWTVSDADEDAEVDRTLFNEGYDVYRPLMPQCIRFSRLLKYVPFLPYHRGAVEKEMGKNPE